Proteins encoded together in one Prevotella scopos JCM 17725 window:
- a CDS encoding FKBP-type peptidyl-prolyl cis-trans isomerase, with the protein MDKLSYALGIGIGSQLAGMGAKELNIDDFAQAIKDVISGSELKVDNAEAQTLVQNFFQEQEAKQQAAAAEAGKAAKEAGETFLAENGKKEGVVTLPSGLQYQVLKEGNGKKPSATDQVVCHYEGTLIDGTIFDSSYKRNEPATFGLNQVIPGWTEGVQLMQEGAKYRFFIPYKLAYGERGAGAQIPPFAALVFDVELIEVK; encoded by the coding sequence ATGGACAAATTAAGCTACGCACTGGGAATCGGTATCGGTTCACAGCTCGCTGGAATGGGCGCAAAGGAATTGAATATTGACGACTTCGCACAGGCTATTAAGGATGTTATTTCTGGTTCAGAACTGAAAGTTGACAATGCAGAGGCACAGACTCTCGTACAAAACTTCTTCCAAGAGCAAGAGGCTAAGCAGCAGGCTGCTGCCGCTGAGGCTGGTAAGGCAGCAAAGGAAGCTGGTGAGACTTTCCTTGCAGAGAATGGTAAGAAGGAAGGCGTTGTAACCTTACCATCAGGCTTGCAGTATCAGGTATTGAAGGAAGGCAATGGTAAGAAGCCTTCTGCAACAGACCAGGTAGTATGTCACTATGAGGGAACCCTCATCGATGGTACAATCTTTGATAGCTCATACAAGCGTAACGAGCCAGCTACATTTGGCTTGAATCAGGTTATCCCAGGTTGGACAGAGGGCGTACAACTCATGCAGGAAGGTGCTAAATATCGCTTCTTCATCCCTTATAAGCTTGCTTATGGTGAGCGTGGTGCGGGTGCACAGATTCCTCCATTCGCTGCTCTTGTCTTCGACGTAGAGTTGATCGAGGTAAAATAA
- the ruvB gene encoding Holliday junction branch migration DNA helicase RuvB: MSEDFDIHEERLNSVEKDFENALRPLKFDDFSGQQKVVENLSVFVEAAKFRGEPLDHTLLHGPPGLGKTTLSNIIANELGVGFKITSGPVLDKPGDLAGILTSLEPNDVLFIDEIHRLSPVVEEYLYSAMEDYRIDIMIDKGPSARSIQIDLNPFTLVGATTRSGLLTAPLRARFGINLHLEYYDPETLNRIIKRSAALLKVPIVNDAADEIARRSRGTPRICNSLLRRVRDFAQVKGNGTITPEIATMSLQSLNIDKYGLDEIDNKILLTIIDKFHGGPVGVSTIATAIGEDSGTVEEVYEPFLIMEGFIKRTPRGRVATRLAYEHLGRNVYQDNSFQPGLFD, encoded by the coding sequence ATGTCAGAAGATTTTGATATACATGAAGAAAGGCTGAACTCCGTTGAGAAGGATTTCGAGAATGCCCTGCGACCGCTGAAATTTGATGATTTCAGTGGACAGCAGAAGGTTGTTGAAAATCTCAGCGTCTTTGTTGAGGCTGCTAAATTTCGTGGCGAACCGCTCGACCACACCCTCTTGCATGGTCCTCCAGGATTGGGTAAGACGACCTTGAGCAATATCATTGCCAACGAATTGGGCGTTGGTTTTAAGATTACGTCAGGGCCAGTGCTCGACAAACCAGGCGACCTTGCAGGTATCCTCACGTCCTTAGAGCCTAATGATGTTTTATTCATTGACGAGATACATCGCCTTTCTCCTGTCGTAGAAGAGTATCTTTACTCTGCTATGGAAGACTATCGTATCGATATAATGATTGATAAAGGTCCGTCAGCACGATCTATCCAAATTGACCTCAACCCATTCACCCTCGTTGGTGCAACGACGCGAAGCGGACTGCTAACGGCCCCACTCCGTGCTCGCTTTGGTATCAATCTCCATTTGGAATATTATGATCCTGAGACATTAAATCGTATCATCAAGCGTTCAGCAGCCTTATTGAAAGTTCCTATTGTGAATGATGCGGCTGACGAGATTGCACGCCGTTCACGTGGTACGCCACGTATCTGTAACTCTCTACTCCGCCGTGTACGCGACTTCGCACAGGTGAAGGGTAATGGTACTATCACACCTGAAATCGCAACGATGTCATTGCAGTCGCTGAACATAGATAAATATGGTTTGGATGAGATAGACAACAAGATTTTGCTTACAATCATTGATAAGTTCCATGGTGGACCTGTCGGCGTCTCCACCATTGCTACTGCTATCGGTGAGGATTCTGGTACGGTGGAGGAGGTTTATGAACCATTCCTTATCATGGAAGGTTTCATTAAACGAACTCCTCGTGGACGTGTCGCAACACGACTTGCTTACGAACATCTTGGACGAAACGTTTATCAAGATAATTCTTTTCAACCAGGATTATTCGATTAA
- a CDS encoding YitT family protein, with translation MINKINKKVLYREILDYVMISVGMLSYGIGWMVFLLPNHIGNGGVAGFASILNWGQGIPVSTTYFILNAILLAIALKVLGLKFCIRTIFGVMMLTIITKVMGTCFPHPGLLHNQPFMATIIGAAFCGVGLAFGLSYNGSSGGSDIVAAIVNKYRDISLGRVILLVDMTIVTGSYLVLHSWEMVIYGYVNLIITSFVLDQVISSRCRSVQFLIISEHYKEICEMISKDQPHRSSTIIDAKGYYSGSNIKIVIVVTRQREASYVYRMIDDIDPDAFVTQSQVMGVFGKGFDKFKVKKKSSKNKLNTNKLPTE, from the coding sequence ATGATTAACAAAATTAATAAGAAAGTCCTTTATCGGGAAATTTTAGACTATGTGATGATATCCGTGGGTATGTTGTCCTATGGTATCGGTTGGATGGTTTTCCTTCTTCCTAATCACATTGGCAATGGTGGCGTAGCGGGTTTCGCTTCCATTTTGAACTGGGGACAAGGTATTCCTGTCAGCACCACTTATTTCATCCTGAACGCTATTCTCCTAGCAATTGCTTTGAAAGTATTAGGTTTGAAGTTCTGTATCCGCACTATCTTTGGCGTAATGATGCTGACGATTATCACAAAGGTCATGGGTACCTGTTTCCCACATCCAGGACTCTTACATAATCAACCTTTTATGGCAACCATCATTGGTGCGGCATTTTGTGGCGTTGGCTTAGCTTTCGGACTATCTTATAATGGTAGCTCAGGTGGTTCGGATATCGTCGCAGCGATTGTCAATAAGTACCGTGACATCTCCCTTGGACGTGTTATCTTATTAGTCGATATGACCATTGTAACGGGTAGTTACCTTGTTCTTCATAGCTGGGAGATGGTGATTTATGGATATGTAAACTTGATTATCACCTCTTTTGTACTTGATCAGGTTATCAGCTCGAGATGCCGTTCAGTACAATTCCTCATCATTTCCGAGCATTACAAAGAGATTTGTGAAATGATATCAAAGGATCAGCCACACCGCAGTAGTACGATTATTGATGCAAAGGGATATTATTCTGGTAGTAACATCAAGATTGTTATTGTTGTGACACGTCAGCGTGAAGCGTCCTATGTTTATCGAATGATTGATGACATTGACCCAGATGCTTTCGTAACACAGAGCCAGGTTATGGGTGTGTTTGGTAAGGGCTTTGATAAGTTTAAGGTGAAGAAGAAATCTTCTAAGAATAAGCTAAATACAAATAAGCTCCCTACCGAATAA
- a CDS encoding FKBP-type peptidyl-prolyl cis-trans isomerase: MKKTYLLAATAIVAAGFTACGNSAPKEDLKSDVDSLSYAFGIDQGQSVKQYLQQMQIDTAYIDEFIKGMNDGAQNADDKKRAAYNAGIGVGMQMNMIIKNQINRQIFGEDSTKTISLNNFLSGFAASAKGKGQKMTVEKAREVEQKTSKTIQMKAAEKTYGANKKKSDAYMAANAKKPGVKTLGQGVQVKELKAGSGATPKASDVVKINYVGKTIEGKVFDQRNDATMPVSGVIPGFTEALSKMPVGAKWEITIPYTAGYGAEQPSPDIKPFSTLVFTVELLGIEKAPQGTPAMPQGHPGK; encoded by the coding sequence ATGAAGAAAACGTATTTATTAGCCGCTACGGCTATTGTAGCTGCAGGCTTCACAGCTTGTGGCAATTCAGCTCCAAAGGAGGATTTGAAGTCTGATGTTGACTCTTTGAGCTATGCTTTCGGTATCGATCAGGGTCAGAGTGTAAAGCAGTATCTCCAGCAGATGCAGATTGATACAGCATACATCGATGAGTTTATCAAGGGTATGAACGACGGTGCACAGAACGCTGATGACAAGAAGCGTGCTGCTTACAATGCAGGTATCGGCGTAGGTATGCAGATGAACATGATTATCAAGAATCAGATCAATCGCCAGATCTTCGGTGAAGACTCTACAAAGACTATTTCTTTGAACAACTTCCTCTCTGGTTTCGCTGCAAGTGCAAAGGGTAAAGGTCAGAAGATGACCGTTGAGAAGGCTCGTGAGGTTGAGCAGAAGACTTCAAAGACCATTCAGATGAAGGCTGCTGAGAAGACTTATGGTGCAAACAAGAAGAAGAGTGATGCTTACATGGCAGCTAACGCTAAGAAGCCAGGCGTGAAGACACTCGGTCAGGGCGTACAGGTGAAGGAGTTAAAGGCTGGCTCTGGCGCTACTCCAAAGGCTTCTGACGTTGTTAAGATTAACTATGTAGGTAAGACTATCGAAGGTAAAGTTTTCGATCAGCGTAATGATGCAACAATGCCTGTAAGTGGTGTTATCCCAGGTTTCACAGAGGCTTTGTCAAAGATGCCTGTTGGTGCTAAGTGGGAAATTACTATCCCTTACACTGCAGGTTATGGTGCTGAGCAGCCAAGTCCTGATATCAAGCCATTCTCAACACTCGTATTTACTGTTGAGTTGCTCGGTATTGAAAAGGCTCCACAGGGCACGCCAGCTATGCCTCAGGGTCATCCAGGTAAGTAA
- a CDS encoding FKBP-type peptidyl-prolyl cis-trans isomerase, whose product MKKLIILALLVAAGSVFNTASAQNKKKEKKGKQHTECKEECTMTPVSLSTPSDTLSYAAGMAITRGLNEYLANQFGVKEAQMPDFLKGLREGIKNRKDSAFAAYVAGLVISSQIEKTMLPNIKAKFEGTTASINPDLLYKGFIAALAKDSTLLKPAAAEQIFEKKELELKAKKEAELKAKNEAYLEENKKKQGVVTLPDGLQYRILKKGDGALPKATDRIQVVYEGKTVDGNVFDATSRHGVEFDTFNVGGLIKGWTEALQMMPVGSKWEIVIPQHLAYGERGAGRDIGPFSTLIFTLELKGIEAAPEKETKVVDAAKLVPAKKAPAKKTKSNIKK is encoded by the coding sequence ATGAAGAAACTTATCATATTGGCACTGCTCGTTGCAGCAGGTTCTGTCTTCAACACTGCAAGCGCACAAAACAAGAAGAAAGAAAAGAAAGGAAAGCAGCATACAGAGTGTAAGGAAGAATGTACAATGACACCTGTTTCATTGAGCACACCATCCGATACGTTGAGTTATGCTGCAGGTATGGCTATAACTCGTGGTTTGAATGAATACCTTGCCAATCAGTTTGGTGTGAAAGAAGCACAGATGCCTGACTTCCTCAAAGGCTTGCGTGAGGGTATTAAGAATCGTAAGGACTCTGCCTTTGCTGCTTATGTAGCAGGATTAGTTATCAGCTCACAGATTGAAAAGACAATGTTGCCTAATATCAAAGCTAAGTTTGAGGGCACAACAGCTTCAATCAATCCAGACTTGCTCTACAAAGGCTTTATTGCTGCTTTAGCAAAGGATTCTACTCTTCTTAAGCCAGCAGCTGCAGAACAAATCTTCGAGAAGAAGGAATTAGAGTTGAAAGCCAAGAAAGAGGCTGAATTAAAGGCAAAAAATGAAGCTTACTTGGAGGAGAACAAGAAGAAGCAGGGAGTTGTAACACTTCCTGATGGTCTTCAGTATCGCATCCTAAAGAAAGGCGACGGCGCTTTACCAAAGGCAACTGACCGCATTCAGGTTGTTTATGAGGGAAAGACTGTTGACGGAAATGTTTTCGATGCAACTTCACGTCATGGCGTAGAGTTTGATACCTTCAATGTTGGTGGGCTTATCAAGGGTTGGACAGAAGCATTGCAGATGATGCCTGTTGGTTCAAAGTGGGAGATTGTTATTCCACAGCATCTCGCCTATGGTGAGCGTGGCGCAGGTCGTGACATCGGTCCTTTCTCAACACTTATCTTCACACTTGAGCTGAAAGGAATCGAGGCTGCACCTGAGAAGGAGACAAAGGTTGTTGATGCAGCAAAGCTTGTACCTGCCAAAAAGGCTCCAGCAAAGAAAACAAAGAGCAATATAAAAAAGTAA
- a CDS encoding glutathione peroxidase: MKKLFSLLFLALMVLPIMAQKNIYKFSVKDGNEHTIKLKDYKGKVLLIVNTATKCGFTPQYEELQKLYETYKNQGFVILDFPCNQFGAQAPGSFHDIHAFCTGNYGITFPQFAKVTVNGRNESPLYTYLKAQQPFKGFDVNNKIGKFLDEKFRAENPDYAKDPSIKWNFTKFLIDRQGHVIDRFEPTADMKDVEAGIKAALKMK; this comes from the coding sequence ATGAAGAAACTATTCTCACTCCTCTTCTTAGCCCTTATGGTACTGCCAATTATGGCTCAGAAGAACATTTACAAGTTTAGTGTAAAAGATGGCAATGAACATACCATCAAGTTGAAAGACTATAAGGGTAAGGTACTCCTCATTGTCAATACAGCGACAAAATGTGGATTTACGCCACAGTATGAGGAATTACAAAAGCTCTATGAGACTTACAAGAATCAAGGCTTCGTCATCCTTGACTTCCCATGCAATCAGTTTGGCGCACAGGCTCCTGGCTCATTCCACGACATTCATGCTTTCTGTACAGGCAATTATGGTATAACTTTTCCACAGTTTGCAAAGGTTACTGTCAACGGACGTAACGAGTCACCACTTTATACTTATCTGAAAGCACAACAGCCTTTCAAAGGCTTCGATGTGAATAATAAAATTGGTAAGTTCCTTGATGAGAAGTTCCGTGCTGAGAATCCAGATTATGCCAAGGACCCAAGTATCAAATGGAACTTCACAAAGTTCCTCATCGACCGACAGGGGCACGTCATCGATCGCTTCGAGCCAACGGCTGATATGAAGGATGTTGAGGCTGGCATCAAGGCTGCGCTGAAGATGAAATAA
- the yfcE gene encoding phosphodiesterase, producing MKYLLVSDIHGCLPTLEKVLQFYDREHCDMLCVLGDILNYGPRNSIPEGIDAKGIVEALNKRAKNIIAIRGNCDAEVDQMLLDFPMMSDYIMLVDEGKKLFLTHGHIYNKSSMPKGDIDAIVYGHTHLWEITQQEDTLVCNLGSITFPKGGNVPTFMTYEHGVFTAYSLDGTPLKQERI from the coding sequence ATGAAATATCTATTGGTATCAGACATCCACGGGTGTTTGCCAACACTGGAGAAGGTGCTACAATTCTATGATCGTGAGCATTGCGATATGCTTTGTGTGCTAGGAGACATACTGAATTATGGTCCACGCAACTCTATTCCTGAGGGAATAGATGCTAAGGGAATTGTGGAGGCACTGAACAAGCGTGCTAAAAACATTATAGCCATACGTGGAAATTGTGATGCAGAGGTTGACCAGATGTTGCTTGATTTCCCAATGATGTCAGACTATATAATGTTGGTAGATGAGGGGAAAAAACTTTTCTTGACGCACGGACATATTTATAATAAGTCATCAATGCCAAAAGGTGACATTGACGCAATTGTTTATGGCCATACGCATCTTTGGGAAATTACCCAGCAAGAGGATACGCTTGTCTGCAATCTTGGCTCTATTACCTTTCCAAAAGGTGGGAATGTACCAACCTTCATGACCTATGAGCATGGTGTCTTCACAGCTTATTCGCTTGACGGGACACCGCTGAAACAGGAGAGAATTTAA
- a CDS encoding Lrp/AsnC family transcriptional regulator — MEKVDHLDKKILGILSQNARMPFKDVATQCGVSRAAIHQRVQHLIENGVITGSGFYVNPKSLGYTTCTYIGLNLERASMYKKVVERISSIPEVVECHFTTGPYTMLVKLYAKDNEQLMDLLNNQLQGIPGVVSTETLISLEQSIKREIPISEE; from the coding sequence ATGGAAAAAGTAGATCATTTAGACAAGAAGATCTTGGGTATCCTCTCACAGAATGCTCGCATGCCTTTCAAGGATGTGGCTACCCAATGTGGTGTGTCGCGTGCTGCAATACATCAACGTGTACAACATCTTATTGAAAATGGTGTCATTACAGGCAGTGGCTTCTATGTTAATCCAAAAAGTCTAGGTTATACCACCTGCACATACATCGGTCTGAACCTTGAGCGTGCGTCAATGTATAAGAAGGTAGTAGAACGCATCAGTAGCATACCAGAGGTCGTAGAGTGCCATTTTACGACAGGCCCTTACACTATGCTTGTGAAGCTATATGCAAAAGACAATGAGCAATTGATGGATCTTCTCAATAATCAACTACAAGGTATTCCAGGTGTCGTTTCAACCGAGACGCTTATCTCTCTTGAACAGAGTATTAAGCGTGAGATACCTATTTCGGAAGAATAG
- a CDS encoding Sir2 family NAD-dependent protein deacetylase — protein MKKIVFLTGAGMSVESGFKTFRGNDGLWEDYPVEQVATHEGWVTNPLLVNNFYNILRKKLFTAKPNEGHCLIKELENDYEVMVITQNVDDLHEKAGSANVIHLHGELTKVCSSKDPYDSRYIEQLTEDNCDVAPGACAGDGSLLRPFIVFFGESVPMIEPAAEIVAQADILVIIGTSLVVYPAAGLVQYARPRTPIYLIDPDDTPAHASGRLTHIKKGASEGMKELMKRL, from the coding sequence ATGAAGAAAATCGTATTCTTAACAGGTGCTGGAATGTCCGTGGAGAGTGGCTTCAAGACTTTCCGTGGCAATGATGGATTATGGGAAGATTATCCTGTTGAGCAGGTGGCTACACACGAAGGCTGGGTAACGAACCCATTACTTGTCAATAACTTCTACAATATCCTTCGTAAAAAGCTATTTACTGCCAAACCTAATGAGGGGCATTGCCTGATCAAGGAGCTTGAGAATGACTATGAGGTAATGGTGATTACGCAGAATGTTGATGACCTCCACGAGAAGGCTGGTTCTGCAAACGTGATTCATCTTCATGGAGAACTGACGAAGGTATGTTCAAGTAAGGACCCCTACGATAGTCGATACATAGAACAACTAACTGAAGACAACTGCGATGTTGCCCCTGGAGCATGTGCCGGCGATGGTAGTCTGCTTCGTCCTTTCATTGTCTTTTTTGGTGAATCAGTCCCAATGATAGAGCCCGCTGCTGAGATAGTGGCACAAGCTGACATCCTTGTTATCATCGGGACATCGCTGGTCGTCTATCCTGCTGCAGGTCTTGTGCAATATGCCCGACCTAGAACGCCTATTTATCTAATCGATCCAGACGATACGCCTGCACACGCTTCGGGACGATTAACTCATATCAAAAAGGGTGCGAGTGAAGGTATGAAGGAACTGATGAAACGATTATAA
- a CDS encoding acyltransferase family protein: MIIQMHKPKPRIDELDFLKFVFITLMIAFHLVYIGDAYPVAKRLVYTFHMPGFLLVSGYLFNVNKSWESFWKTMLWIFVPYTIMESGYTMMASLLPIREHIDRLTVGVLVDHIFLHPMGPYWYLHTLMICGICYYIAFKKPEGRFSSVLKQEKPLLPIKMLSLENQVLLGRFTLLALFLLLLSYGCGLLSIANAAYFLVGAIVRQAVGNFRLAFPARWWTLGLLLVWCIDPSHYDRASFAGACLVFLVIGSLLWIYQLGIPQSLRKLFLFIGRNTLPLLLFSPIFTILAKYYQALLLRAEPTGIFFMVVSVILAIAGSYGITWLMDISGISKLFFGKKGLI; this comes from the coding sequence ATGATTATTCAGATGCATAAACCCAAACCAAGAATAGACGAACTTGACTTTCTTAAGTTCGTCTTCATCACGTTGATGATTGCTTTCCACTTGGTTTATATCGGTGACGCCTATCCTGTTGCTAAGCGTTTAGTATATACCTTTCACATGCCAGGTTTCCTCTTGGTGTCTGGTTATTTGTTTAATGTGAATAAGTCGTGGGAAAGCTTTTGGAAAACAATGCTTTGGATATTCGTCCCTTATACTATAATGGAAAGTGGCTATACCATGATGGCATCACTATTACCGATTCGTGAGCATATTGATCGACTGACAGTAGGAGTACTCGTTGATCATATCTTCCTGCATCCGATGGGACCTTATTGGTACCTACATACATTAATGATTTGTGGTATCTGCTATTATATTGCATTCAAGAAACCAGAAGGACGTTTTTCATCGGTATTGAAACAAGAGAAACCATTACTGCCTATCAAAATGCTGAGTTTGGAAAATCAGGTACTATTAGGTAGGTTTACCCTTCTTGCTTTGTTTCTTTTGTTGCTCTCTTACGGCTGTGGACTACTCTCTATAGCCAATGCTGCCTACTTCCTTGTAGGAGCAATAGTGCGTCAAGCAGTGGGCAATTTCCGTCTGGCTTTCCCTGCTCGCTGGTGGACATTAGGACTTTTATTAGTTTGGTGTATCGACCCGTCACATTATGATAGGGCGTCTTTTGCTGGTGCCTGTTTGGTATTCTTAGTCATTGGTTCACTGTTATGGATTTATCAGTTAGGGATTCCGCAATCGCTGCGGAAGCTCTTCCTCTTTATCGGGCGTAACACTTTGCCACTGTTGCTTTTCTCCCCAATCTTCACGATACTAGCCAAATACTATCAGGCTTTACTACTTCGGGCTGAACCGACGGGAATTTTTTTTATGGTCGTTAGCGTTATTCTTGCCATTGCTGGCTCGTATGGCATAACGTGGTTGATGGATATTTCGGGGATATCGAAGCTTTTCTTTGGGAAGAAAGGGCTAATTTGA